From Pseudomonas sp. stari2:
GAGCTGGGTTTCAATTATCGGATCACCGATCTGCAAGCGGCGCTGGGCCTGTCACAGCTGGGCAAACTGGACGACTTCATTGCCCGTCGCCGGGAGCTGGCAGCACGTTACGACCGTTTGCTGGCGTACTTGCCGGTCACCGTGCCGAGTGCTCAGCAGGACGCCGAATCAGCATGGCACTTGTATGTGGTGCGCTTGCAGACCGAGCGCATCAGCCTCAGCCATCGTCAGGTGTTCGAAGGCTTGCGCGCGGCCGGCATCGGCGTGAACCTGCACTACATTCCGGTGCATCTGCAGCCGTACTATCGTGAACTGGGTTTCGCCGAGGGAGATTTCCCCGAAGTCGAGCGTTATTACGCCGAAGCGATCAGCCTGCCGTTGTTTCCGTTGCTGAGCGATAAGCAGCAGGATTACGTGGTCGAGCAATTGCGTCGATTGACTGAATGAGTGCCGCTGCGGCGGTGGATGGAAAACGGCAATGCGTGATCTGAGCGAGCAGGAACAATTCTGGCAGGGCGAGTTCGGCAACCAGTACGTTGACCGCAACGTCGGCCAGCCACTTGTGGCGGCCAATCTGGCGTTGTTCGCCAAGGCGCTGACCCGGGCCGGGTGGATCGACAGCCTGCTGGAACTGGGCACCAATGCTGGCAACAACTTGCAGGCATTGCGTCAGTTGTTGCCGCGCTGCGAACTGTTCGGAGTCGAAATCAACGCCAGCGCCTGTGCCCAGGCCCGGGCGCTGGAGATTGCGAACATCTGGCACGGTTCGCTGTTCGACTTTCCCCGTGAGCGCCAATACGACCTGACCCTGAGCAAAGGCGTGTTGATCCATCTGGCGCCGGAGCTGTTGGCGACGGCCTATGCGCAACTGTATGAGTTGAGTTCGCGCTACATCCTGATCGCCGAGTACTACAATCCGTCGCCGGTGGAAGTGTCCTATCGCGGCAACAGCGGCAAGCTGTTCAAGCGTGATTTCGCCGGGGAAATGCTCGATCGCTATCCGGATCTGCAACTGCTGGATTACGGCTTTGGTTATCACCGTGATCCGCAATTCCCGCTGGATGACGTCACCTGGTTCCTGCTGGAAAAACGCCCTTGAGCAACGTCGCAATCATCCCGGCCCGCGGGGGCAGCAAACGTATCCCGCGCAAGAATCTCAAACCGTTCGACGGTGTGCCGATGATTGCCCGTTCGATTCGCACGGCGCTGGATTCGGGGGTGTTCGACCAGGTGGTGGTCAGCACCGATGACGAGGAGATTGCCGAGCTGGCACAGGCTCATGGTGCGCAGGTGCCGTTCTTGCGCCCGGCGGAGCTGGCCGATGACTTCGCCGGCACCGCAGCGGTGATCGTGCATGCCTTACAGCAACTGCCGCACTTTGATTACGCCTGCTGCGTGTACGCCACGGCGCCGTTGTTGCAGGCTCGCTTTCTGCGCCAAGGGCTTGAGTTGCTGGAGCAGCATCCCGACAAGTCCTTTGCTTTTTCGGTCACCGATTTCGGCTTTCCGGTACAGCGTGCCTTGACCCTCGACGGGCAGGGTGCGCTGACGGCGATGTACCCCGAGTTTCGCAATACCCGTTCGCAGGATCTGCCCGCTGCCTATCAGGATGCCGGCCAGTTCTACTGGGGCCGCAGCGAGGCCTGGTTGCGTGGCGAGATTCTGTATTCGCCGGCCAGCCTGCCGGTGATCCTGCCCCGGCATCTGGTGCAGGACATCGACACCGCTGAAGACTGGAAACGCGCCGAGTATCTCTACGCCGCACTCAAGGCCGGCGGGGAACTGCAATGAGAGTGCTGATCCGCGCCGACGCCTCGCCGACCATCGGCAGCGGCCACATCGCCCGTTGCCTGACGCTGGCGCGAGTACTGCGCACGCAAGGCAGTCATGTCGCGTTCGCCTGTCGTCGTTTGCCGGGCCATCGGCTCGATGCGTTGCAGAGTGAAGGTTTCGAGACTTTTGCGTTGCCGGATCGCTACGCCGGTGAAGACCCGGAGCAGGCCATCGAATCGATGCTGCCGTGGCAGGCGGATATCGATGCATTGGCGACGCAGCTGGAAGGGCAGGCCGAATTCGACTGGGTCATCGCCGACCATTACGGCCTCGACCATCACTGGCAGACCGCTGCCCGGCGTTTCGCACCACGGATCGCCGCCGTGGACGATCTGGCGACCCGTCGCTATAGCGTTGAACTGCTGCTCAATCAGAATCTCTCCGGCCTCAGTGAAAACTATCAGCCGCTGCTGCCGGCAGGCTGCCGGACGTTGCTTGGCCCACGCTTTGCCATGCTGCGCGAAGAGTTCAGCGGCCCGCCCATCGAGATCAAACCCGTGGCGCGGCGGGTACTGGTGAATTTCGGCGGCTTCGACGCTGCCCGGCAGACCCATCACGCGATGCTGGCGCTGGCGAATTTTTCCGGGCTTGAAGTGGACTTTGTCGCGGGTGCCGACAACCCGGCATGGGCAGAGATGCAGGCACTGGCCGAGACGCGGCCGAACTGGCGTCTGCACAGTTTCGTCAGCGATTTCCATCGCCGTATGACCGAAGCCGACCTGTTCATCGGCGCCGGTGGTGGCACCAGCTGGGAGCGCGCGGCCATGGGTCTGCCGACGATCTGCATTGCCGTGTCGAACAACCAGCAGAACAATGGCGAGGTGATGGCGGCGGCCGGCGCCCATGTGTTCATGGGCGCACGGGAGCGGGTGAGCGTCGAGCAACTGCGTGATGCCATCGGTTTTGTCGTCGACAATTTTTATCTGCGCCAGAGCCTGGCCGAGCGTTCGCGGCAACTGGTCGACGGGCGTGGGGCATTGCGGGTCGCCGCGGCATTGGCGGGGGCAGTGCTCAAGATGCGTGAGGCAACACTGGACGATGCGCAGTTGCTGTTTGATGGGCGCAATGCCGAAGCGGTGCGTCGCTGGTCGCTGGAAAGCGGCGCGATCGAGTGGTCGCAGCATCTGAACTGGTTGAACGCCAGTCTGCGCAATCCTCAACGACTGTTGTTGGTCGCCGAGGCCGATGACGGCCCGGTCGGTGTGTTGCGCTACGATCTGCGCGGTTTCGAGGCCGAGGTTTCGCTGTATCTGCTGGAGGGGCGATTCGGTCTCGGCTGGGGCAGGGCGCTGCTGACGAGGGGCGAGGCGTTCGCCACGACGCACTGGCCGCAGATGAACGCGATCAGCGCACAGGTCTTGCCGGCCAATCAGGCCTCATTGAATGTATTTCGTGACGCCGGGTTCACCCAAAGTGCCTGCGCGTTCACCAAGGATTTGAAGGAACACCGTTCATGAACAGTTTCAAGATTGGCGATCGCCTGATCGGTGCCGACGCACCGCCGTTCATCATTGCCGAAATGAGCGGCAACCATAACCAGTCGCTGGACGTCGCCTTGCAGATTGTCGAGGCGGCGGCCAAGGCCGGTGCCCATGCCTTGAAGCTGCAAACCTACACCGCTGAAACCATGACCCTGGATCTGGCGGAAGGCGAATTCTTCATCAAGGATCCGAACAGCCTGTGGGCCGGCACGTCCCTTTACGACCTGTACGAAAAGGCCCACACCCCTTGGGAATGGCACGCGCCGATCTTTGCCCGGGCCAAAGAGCTGGGCCTGCTCGCGTTTTCGACGCCGTTCGATGACAGCGCCGTGGACTTTCTCGAAAGCCTCGACGTGCCGGCTTACAAGATCGCCAGTTTCGAAAACACGGATCTGCCGCTGATTCGCCGTGTGGCGGCCACCGGCAAACCGCTGATCATTTCCACCGGCATGGCCAGCATCGCCGAGCTCGACGAAACCGTGCGCGCGGCCCGTGAAGCCGGGTGCAAGGATCTGGTGCTGCTCAAGTGCACCAGCACCTACCCGGCGACACCGCTCAACAGCAATGTGCGCACCATCCCGCATCTGCGTGAGCTGTTCGGCTGTCAGGTGGGGCTATCCGATCATTCGATGGGCGTTGGTGTGTCGGTGGCCGCTGTGGCGCTCGGGGCTACCGTGGTTGAAAAGCACTTCACCCTTGATCGCGCGGCGGGCGGGGTGGACGCAAGTTTCTCGCTGGAGCCCGCGGAAATGGCCAGCCTGGTGGTCGAAACCGAACGCGCCTGGCAGGCCATGGGCCAGGTGCATTACGGCGTGACCGAGGCTGAGAAAAAGTCTTTGGTTTACCGTCGGTCGCTGTACGTCACGGCCGATATGGCGGCCGGTGAGCCCTTCACGGTGGCCAATCTGCGCGCCATTCGTCCCGGTCTCGGTCTGCCGCCCAAGCACACCGACGCCGTCCTCGGCCGCCGCGCGCGCGCGCCGATCAAACGCGGTACGCCGCTGGACTGGTCGCTGGTCGAATAACCCGATCTGCACCGATTCGGCAAAATAGCGTGACCTGCGAGTCATAACGCGCATCTTCACTGTATTGTATTGACCGGGGAGATGGCGCCTGGCCCGTTATCGGTTCCAGTGATAGCCCTTTGCGCTCCCCGTGGCTGCCCGTTGTGGCGGCCGTTTTCTGTTTGTCGGCGCCCCTCGAATCCTTGCGAGCGGTGGTATTGGGCTGTTTATTATTGGGAAGCCGTAATGATTGGCATAAAAAGCATTGCGAGCTACGTTCCTGTAGCCGGCGTGGACAATTACGCACAAGGTGCAAAATTCGAGAAGGATGAAGAATTCATCCTCGGCAAGATCGGTTCGGCCTTCCTGCCACGTAAAGACGCAGAACAGGAAACTTCCGATCTGTGCGTTGAAGCGGCCAATGCGCTGTTTGCCAGCAACCCTGAACTGAAACGTGAATCCATCGATGCGCTGATCGTCGTGACCCAGAACGGTGACGAAGAAGGCCTGCCGCATACTGCTGCAATCGTGCAGGACAAGCTCGGCCTGCCGACCAACGTCGCAGCGTTCGATATTTCCCTGGGCTGCTCCGGTTACGTCTACGGCATCTACGCGATCAAGGGCTTCATGGAAGCTGCCGGCCTGAAGAACGGCCTGCTGATCACTGCTGACCCGTATTCGAAGATCGTTGACCCGGAAGACCGCAATACCACCATGCTGTTCGGCGACGCCGCCACCGCGACCTGGATGGGTGAAGACCCGGTTTGGGCACTGGGCAAGGCCAAGTTCGGCACCGACGGTTCGGGCGCGCCGCACCTGAAAGTCACCGATGGTGTGTTCTTCATGAACGGTCGTCAGGTGTTCAACTTTGCATTGCTGAAAGTCCCGGCACACTTGCATGAGTTGCTCGACGACTCCGGTCTCAACGCCGATGACATCGATGCGTTCTGCATTCACCAGGGCAGCGCGGCGATTGTCGATGCCGTGGCGCGGCGCTTCGAAGGCGAGCCGGAGAAGTTCATCAAGGACATGGTCGAGACCGGCAACACCGTGTCATCGAGCATTCCGCTGCTGCTGGAGAAGCACGCGCTGGATTCCAGCTGGAACCGAGTGGCGCTCAGCGGTTTCGGTGTCGGTCTTTCGTGGGGTTCGGCGATTATCTATCGTCCTTGAATCCGCTGAAAACGACGGATACAAAAATAGCGTTCAAGGGGTAACCTTGAACGCTATTTTTTTGCCTGAAAGGAGCGCGAGGCGCCATGAGCGAGTTTTTCCAAGCCAACGCCAACGTCATTGAGCGACGCTGGCCGGCGCTGTCCGCGCGATTGCTGAACGAAGACAGTTCGGTGATCGAGGCCGGATTGACGCAGGGGCTGGGTTCGACGCTGAACATCAACGGCATTCAGCTCACCAGTCGCCACGACCGCGTCCATGAGGCCCGGATTCAGGCCGCCAGCCTGCCGGCGGACAAGTCGCGATTGCACGTCTATGGCACCGGCCTCGGAGATTTGCCGACCGTGCTGCTGGAGCGTGCCGGGCTTGAGCGCTTGTATGTGCATATCCTCAATGGCGCGCTGTTCGCACTGGTGTTGCAACTGATTGATCAGCAGCAATGGCTGGAAGATCCCCGGGTAGAGCTTCTATACGCCGGTGACCTGCCGGACATCTGCACGCCGTTCTTTGCCTTGCCGGCGGAGATGCTGCTGGCCGACGACTTCAACGCGAAGATTCGTGATCGACTGGTCAGTGAAGTGCACCTGAGCTTCAACAACCGTGAGTTCGATCCGCAGTCGCCCTTCATTCAACAACGCCTGCA
This genomic window contains:
- the pseI gene encoding pseudaminic acid synthase, yielding MNSFKIGDRLIGADAPPFIIAEMSGNHNQSLDVALQIVEAAAKAGAHALKLQTYTAETMTLDLAEGEFFIKDPNSLWAGTSLYDLYEKAHTPWEWHAPIFARAKELGLLAFSTPFDDSAVDFLESLDVPAYKIASFENTDLPLIRRVAATGKPLIISTGMASIAELDETVRAAREAGCKDLVLLKCTSTYPATPLNSNVRTIPHLRELFGCQVGLSDHSMGVGVSVAAVALGATVVEKHFTLDRAAGGVDASFSLEPAEMASLVVETERAWQAMGQVHYGVTEAEKKSLVYRRSLYVTADMAAGEPFTVANLRAIRPGLGLPPKHTDAVLGRRARAPIKRGTPLDWSLVE
- a CDS encoding ketoacyl-ACP synthase III; the protein is MIGIKSIASYVPVAGVDNYAQGAKFEKDEEFILGKIGSAFLPRKDAEQETSDLCVEAANALFASNPELKRESIDALIVVTQNGDEEGLPHTAAIVQDKLGLPTNVAAFDISLGCSGYVYGIYAIKGFMEAAGLKNGLLITADPYSKIVDPEDRNTTMLFGDAATATWMGEDPVWALGKAKFGTDGSGAPHLKVTDGVFFMNGRQVFNFALLKVPAHLHELLDDSGLNADDIDAFCIHQGSAAIVDAVARRFEGEPEKFIKDMVETGNTVSSSIPLLLEKHALDSSWNRVALSGFGVGLSWGSAIIYRP
- the pseF gene encoding pseudaminic acid cytidylyltransferase, yielding MSNVAIIPARGGSKRIPRKNLKPFDGVPMIARSIRTALDSGVFDQVVVSTDDEEIAELAQAHGAQVPFLRPAELADDFAGTAAVIVHALQQLPHFDYACCVYATAPLLQARFLRQGLELLEQHPDKSFAFSVTDFGFPVQRALTLDGQGALTAMYPEFRNTRSQDLPAAYQDAGQFYWGRSEAWLRGEILYSPASLPVILPRHLVQDIDTAEDWKRAEYLYAALKAGGELQ
- the pseG gene encoding UDP-2,4-diacetamido-2,4,6-trideoxy-beta-L-altropyranose hydrolase, with product MRVLIRADASPTIGSGHIARCLTLARVLRTQGSHVAFACRRLPGHRLDALQSEGFETFALPDRYAGEDPEQAIESMLPWQADIDALATQLEGQAEFDWVIADHYGLDHHWQTAARRFAPRIAAVDDLATRRYSVELLLNQNLSGLSENYQPLLPAGCRTLLGPRFAMLREEFSGPPIEIKPVARRVLVNFGGFDAARQTHHAMLALANFSGLEVDFVAGADNPAWAEMQALAETRPNWRLHSFVSDFHRRMTEADLFIGAGGGTSWERAAMGLPTICIAVSNNQQNNGEVMAAAGAHVFMGARERVSVEQLRDAIGFVVDNFYLRQSLAERSRQLVDGRGALRVAAALAGAVLKMREATLDDAQLLFDGRNAEAVRRWSLESGAIEWSQHLNWLNASLRNPQRLLLVAEADDGPVGVLRYDLRGFEAEVSLYLLEGRFGLGWGRALLTRGEAFATTHWPQMNAISAQVLPANQASLNVFRDAGFTQSACAFTKDLKEHRS
- a CDS encoding pseudaminic acid biosynthesis-associated methylase; translation: MRDLSEQEQFWQGEFGNQYVDRNVGQPLVAANLALFAKALTRAGWIDSLLELGTNAGNNLQALRQLLPRCELFGVEINASACAQARALEIANIWHGSLFDFPRERQYDLTLSKGVLIHLAPELLATAYAQLYELSSRYILIAEYYNPSPVEVSYRGNSGKLFKRDFAGEMLDRYPDLQLLDYGFGYHRDPQFPLDDVTWFLLEKRP